A window of Methylocystis sp. IM3 contains these coding sequences:
- a CDS encoding TolC family protein — MRQKAAIVALSLCTLTADAIAGPKPTGRVTLKGDQPIEKRRKAPLGHVLMRHLDMAVAIDAQSQGLAAQFGAVTARFATTRSITPGSPYLGGTQRNAVAGNLRNYNETEVEAGLPLWLPGQRDAMETTVATGAIEVEERIALRRLEVAGLLRNAWWNAQRAAREASVARNRVVTAREIGVDMARRVELGEAAQADALLAKNELLAAETELAQAEGAEKVARVNYEALTGGAPPDGTLETLKPACPIEDHPALRTPTATLRRAEAQLQLVEATPIDSPDVAVFGRQEHNRQYSTDHSQPITDQLTNATTVGVRLRIPLPTDGRQGPRRAKAHAEITRAHAHLEKARRVVLAEIKAARAHLAAVKRASSIANKRLGVAKEQFELARRSFALGEIGGLDFYRIRQLQLDAQRAQAAMTVAVGVAISRLNQAQGYAPD, encoded by the coding sequence ATGAGACAAAAGGCGGCGATCGTCGCGCTGTCCCTTTGCACATTAACGGCTGACGCCATCGCCGGGCCGAAGCCGACCGGTCGAGTGACCTTAAAGGGCGACCAGCCGATCGAGAAAAGGAGGAAGGCGCCGCTCGGCCACGTGCTCATGCGCCATCTCGACATGGCGGTGGCGATAGATGCGCAGAGCCAGGGGCTCGCTGCGCAATTTGGTGCAGTGACGGCCCGCTTCGCCACGACGCGTTCGATCACGCCGGGCTCGCCCTATCTCGGCGGCACGCAGCGCAACGCAGTTGCGGGCAACTTGCGCAACTACAATGAAACGGAGGTCGAGGCCGGCTTGCCTCTGTGGCTCCCCGGCCAACGCGACGCCATGGAGACGACCGTCGCTACGGGCGCTATAGAAGTCGAAGAGCGCATCGCCCTTCGGCGCCTCGAAGTCGCAGGCCTCTTGCGCAACGCCTGGTGGAACGCCCAGCGCGCGGCGCGAGAGGCGAGCGTGGCGCGTAACCGCGTGGTCACGGCGCGCGAGATTGGCGTCGATATGGCGCGGCGGGTAGAGCTCGGCGAAGCGGCGCAAGCCGACGCGCTGCTTGCGAAAAACGAATTACTCGCCGCCGAGACCGAGCTCGCGCAGGCCGAGGGCGCGGAGAAAGTCGCACGCGTGAATTATGAAGCGCTCACCGGCGGCGCGCCCCCCGACGGAACGCTTGAAACCCTGAAGCCCGCCTGCCCTATAGAGGATCATCCGGCCTTGCGCACGCCGACCGCGACGCTGCGCCGCGCCGAGGCGCAGCTGCAGCTCGTCGAGGCGACGCCGATCGACAGTCCGGACGTCGCCGTTTTCGGCCGGCAGGAACACAATCGGCAATATTCGACCGACCACTCGCAGCCGATCACAGATCAGCTCACTAACGCCACTACGGTGGGCGTGCGCCTTCGCATTCCTTTGCCGACGGACGGCCGCCAGGGGCCTCGACGGGCGAAGGCGCACGCGGAGATAACCCGCGCGCACGCTCACCTTGAAAAGGCCAGGCGAGTCGTGCTCGCGGAGATCAAGGCGGCGCGCGCCCACCTCGCAGCGGTCAAGCGCGCCTCCTCAATTGCGAACAAGCGCCTCGGCGTCGCCAAAGAGCAATTCGAGTTGGCGCGCAGGTCCTTTGCGCTCGGCGAAATCGGCGGCTTGGATTTCTACCGCATTCGCCAGCTGCAACTAGATGCGCAACGGGCGCAAGCGGCGATGACCGTCGCCGTTGGCGTCGCGATCTCGCGGCTCAATCAGGCGCAGGGATATGCGCCTGATTGA
- a CDS encoding efflux RND transporter permease subunit, whose protein sequence is MLERLIHFSLRQRLLTFLCALFVAAWGAVSYLKLPIDAFPDVAPVQVLVAMRAPGLTPEELEARVTAPIEIAVKGIPSLVRMRSTTRYSVALLTFEFSEGTDIYWARAQVNERLAQVQDQLPDGVIGGLAPIVTPLGEMLMFTLVGGDLTPTEQRSLIDWTIRPAIRGLPGVADLNVLGGFVRTFEVAPSPAAMAARGVTVAMLEKALSKNNRNDGAGRVRDGEEAMLVRAEGRLRSLEDIRSVVIESLKTGIVRVGDVAEVRYGSLPRNGVVTRNGEGEAVWALVLGLRGADARTVVSGVKARLAEIEPLLPKGAKIEIFYDRSELIGKAVWTVQKVLLEAIVLVVILLALFLGNFRAALVVSVILPLAALATFGIMRVWGLSANIMSLGGLAIAIGLLVDCAVVVVENVEHRLAHAHDAALADRIFMTLEATREVATPLTSGVVIIVTVFLPLLSLEGLEGRLFAPVALTIAFALGSALVLSLTVVPALSASILRSGAADEPWLVRKIAARYEPVLEFSLGHPLIIAGLAVCGLIIAGLAYSRIGQTFMPVMNEGTPVITVRKHPTISVAVAAETDKLIQREIMEKVPEVKGMMARAGADELGIDPVGLNETDNFLTLAPQEEWRGHGMDWLVDQIREVLDDIPGISYAFSQPIDMRVQEMIIGARGDVVVKIFGDDITELNRLTREVATELKKIPGARDVFGLQNDGMRYLTARVDRLAAGRFGLNAGEIQDALRVWVDGHQVGIVLEGPIRTPLVIRGSETSRRSSVDFARLPMVSNDGKVVELSQLAEVRAENGPIQVIREKGRRLATVLANVEGRDLVGFVDEAKAAVARHVKTPKGYSYQWGGQFENQQRASARLAVVVPIALALIFLLLYFTFNSALQATLVFCNVPFAAIGGILGLWLSGEFLSVPASVGFIALIGIAVLNGVVLISYINKLVSEGNRTTREAVVEGARRRMRPVMLTATIAAFGLIPFLFATGPGAEIQRPLAIVVIGGLISATVLTLLLLPILYDRATGWRLRIKRSRFLKKEIEA, encoded by the coding sequence ATGCTTGAGCGCCTGATCCATTTCTCGCTTCGCCAGCGGCTGCTCACCTTCCTTTGCGCGCTGTTCGTCGCGGCCTGGGGGGCGGTGAGCTATCTCAAGCTTCCAATAGACGCCTTTCCCGACGTCGCGCCGGTGCAGGTGCTCGTGGCCATGCGCGCGCCGGGCCTGACGCCCGAGGAGCTGGAGGCGCGCGTAACCGCGCCCATCGAGATCGCCGTCAAGGGCATTCCGTCGCTCGTGCGCATGCGCTCCACGACGCGCTACTCGGTGGCGCTGCTCACCTTTGAATTTTCGGAAGGAACCGACATTTACTGGGCGCGCGCGCAGGTCAACGAGCGCCTTGCGCAGGTTCAGGATCAGCTGCCGGACGGCGTCATCGGCGGGCTCGCGCCAATTGTCACGCCGCTCGGCGAGATGCTGATGTTCACGCTAGTGGGCGGCGACCTGACGCCGACGGAGCAACGCAGCCTGATTGACTGGACGATCCGCCCCGCCATTCGCGGCCTTCCCGGTGTCGCCGACCTCAATGTTCTCGGCGGCTTCGTGCGGACCTTTGAAGTGGCGCCGTCGCCTGCCGCCATGGCGGCTCGGGGGGTCACGGTGGCCATGCTCGAAAAGGCCCTCTCTAAGAACAACCGCAACGACGGCGCCGGCCGCGTCCGCGACGGCGAGGAGGCGATGCTGGTGCGCGCCGAGGGCCGACTGCGTTCGCTCGAAGACATTCGCTCGGTCGTAATCGAGTCGCTCAAGACCGGCATCGTTCGCGTCGGCGACGTGGCGGAAGTGCGCTATGGCTCCTTGCCGCGCAACGGCGTCGTCACCCGCAACGGCGAAGGCGAGGCGGTCTGGGCTCTGGTGCTCGGCCTGCGCGGCGCCGACGCGCGGACAGTGGTTTCCGGGGTCAAGGCGCGTCTGGCCGAGATCGAGCCTTTGCTGCCCAAGGGCGCAAAAATCGAAATTTTCTACGACCGCAGCGAGCTGATCGGCAAGGCGGTCTGGACCGTGCAGAAAGTGCTGCTCGAGGCTATCGTCCTGGTCGTCATCCTGCTGGCTTTGTTTCTTGGCAACTTCCGGGCCGCGCTCGTCGTCTCGGTCATCCTGCCCCTTGCGGCGCTCGCGACCTTCGGGATCATGCGGGTCTGGGGGCTTTCGGCCAATATCATGTCGCTCGGCGGCCTCGCGATCGCCATTGGGCTCCTCGTTGACTGCGCGGTGGTCGTGGTGGAGAATGTCGAGCACCGGCTCGCTCACGCCCATGACGCAGCGCTCGCCGACCGCATCTTCATGACGCTCGAGGCGACGAGAGAAGTCGCGACGCCGCTTACCTCAGGCGTCGTCATCATCGTGACGGTTTTCCTGCCGCTCCTCTCGCTGGAAGGTCTCGAGGGTCGCCTGTTCGCGCCAGTGGCGCTTACCATCGCCTTTGCCCTCGGCTCGGCGCTCGTTTTATCACTGACAGTCGTTCCAGCGCTGAGCGCGAGCATCCTACGTTCCGGCGCCGCCGACGAGCCGTGGCTCGTGCGCAAAATAGCTGCACGGTATGAACCTGTGCTTGAGTTTTCGCTAGGGCATCCTCTCATCATCGCGGGCCTAGCAGTCTGCGGCCTCATTATCGCCGGGCTCGCCTATTCGCGGATCGGCCAGACCTTCATGCCGGTGATGAACGAAGGCACGCCAGTCATCACCGTGCGCAAGCATCCGACGATTAGCGTCGCCGTGGCGGCGGAGACGGATAAGCTGATTCAGCGCGAGATCATGGAGAAGGTGCCGGAAGTGAAAGGGATGATGGCCCGCGCTGGCGCCGATGAATTGGGGATCGATCCCGTCGGCCTCAACGAGACGGATAATTTCCTGACCCTTGCCCCGCAAGAAGAATGGCGCGGCCACGGTATGGACTGGCTGGTCGACCAGATCCGCGAGGTGCTCGACGACATCCCTGGCATTTCCTACGCCTTCTCGCAGCCGATCGACATGCGCGTGCAAGAGATGATCATCGGCGCGCGCGGCGATGTGGTCGTGAAGATTTTTGGCGACGACATCACCGAGCTCAACCGGCTCACGCGCGAGGTCGCGACGGAACTCAAGAAGATTCCGGGCGCGCGCGACGTCTTCGGCCTGCAAAACGACGGCATGCGCTACCTCACGGCGCGGGTCGACAGGCTCGCGGCCGGACGCTTTGGCCTCAACGCCGGCGAGATTCAGGACGCGCTGCGCGTGTGGGTCGATGGCCATCAGGTCGGAATTGTCCTCGAAGGCCCGATCCGCACGCCGCTCGTCATTCGCGGCTCAGAGACCTCGCGCCGATCTTCGGTCGACTTCGCGCGCCTGCCCATGGTCTCCAACGACGGCAAGGTCGTCGAACTCTCACAGCTTGCGGAGGTGCGGGCCGAGAACGGCCCCATTCAGGTGATCCGCGAGAAAGGACGGCGCTTGGCGACCGTTCTCGCCAATGTCGAGGGGCGCGATCTCGTCGGCTTCGTGGACGAGGCGAAAGCCGCGGTGGCGCGTCATGTGAAGACGCCCAAGGGCTATAGCTATCAATGGGGTGGTCAGTTCGAGAATCAGCAACGCGCCTCCGCACGCCTCGCCGTCGTCGTGCCCATCGCTCTGGCGCTGATCTTCCTTCTGTTGTACTTCACTTTCAATTCGGCGCTGCAGGCCACATTAGTCTTCTGCAACGTGCCCTTCGCGGCGATCGGCGGCATTCTCGGCCTTTGGCTCTCCGGCGAGTTTCTCTCGGTTCCGGCATCGGTCGGCTTCATCGCGCTGATTGGCATCGCCGTGCTGAACGGCGTAGTCCTGATCTCCTACATCAACAAACTCGTTTCAGAGGGGAACCGCACGACGCGCGAAGCCGTCGTCGAGGGCGCGCGGCGGCGCATGCGCCCCGTCATGCTGACCGCGACCATCGCCGCCTTCGGCCTCATTCCCTTTCTCTTCGCCACCGGCCCCGGCGCCGAGATCCAGCGCCCCCTCGCCATTGTGGTGATTGGCGGCCTGATTTCTGCGACGGTGCTCACGCTTTTACTTCTGCCGATCCTCTACGATCGTGCGACCGGTTGGCGGCTGCGCATCAAGCGGAGCCGTTTTCTGAAAAAGGAGATCGAGGCATGA